In Sardina pilchardus chromosome 8, fSarPil1.1, whole genome shotgun sequence, a genomic segment contains:
- the LOC134088547 gene encoding uncharacterized protein LOC134088547 isoform X2, with translation MVLRKQWKDEDMVQAMEEVAGGMPVRQACKVFNVPRNTLMDRVSGRVTHGRRSGPSNKLSVEDEQALVEYCQYCAYHGFPLTKARLQAYATVVWRNRTKQPALPPLSHRWWTCFKKRHAAVLSLALENIGQVRSTCAKPEPVIRFFDLLEKTMNEHGLRNKPAQVYNCDKTEFNMEKSRSQMVAQRETKHPRVSVLACFNAAGEDIPPLIIFPKSFPGGQYTTGGPPDAIYGKTPEEYVDSKLFLRWFHHFLLHARQERPLVLIFDGHKAHPSPPVVEAAIRAGVVLLHLPSYTSHVLQPLEVGFFGSLKVDFATVADNLCHLKHSYIVNRTEFAKIVHHPYQQAKANGVVVRGFKKCGIFPLDRTVIKSRHPTCSRTTATTTSGPSPSSSVGTSASPPPIGSSQTPDSQPSLSQVLVEAELISPITAEEYEKFLQQKEQQSAGAREAEKQRDRANNFALQTTDPVATSRRGRSARTLACASSPSSSNPSAATSSAKKRKAAVLTQGQKRNKKSAGGDKKTPKATVQRKQWKDEDMVQAMEEVARGMPVRQACKVFNVPRNTLMDRVSGRVTHGRREGPSNKLSVEDEQALVEYCQYCADHGFPLTRAQVLAYATAVWRKRTKRPESPPLSTTWWAFFKKRHTGVLSITCRKKRPTTAAATTTGPYPSSPVRTSATPPPIGSLQTPDSQPSLS, from the exons ATGGTATTAAGAAAGCAATGGAAAGATGAGGACATGGTGCAGGCAATGGAGGAGGTGGCTGGAGGCATGCCAGTGCGCCAGGCATGTAAGGTCTTCAATGTCCCTCGCAACACCTTGATGGACCGAGTGAGTGGGCGGGTTACCCATGGGCGCCGTTCAGGCCCAAGCAACAAACTCTCCGTTGAGGATGAGCAAGCTTTAGTGGAGTATTGCCAGTACTGTGCATACCATGGGTTCCCACTCACAAAGGCTCGGCTCCAGGCATATGCCACCGTGGTGTGGAGGAACAGGACCAAACAGCCAGCATTGCCGCCATTAAGTCATAGGTGGTGGACCTGTTTTAAGAAGAGGCACGCGGCTGTATTAAGTTTGGCTTTAGAGAACATTGGCCAGGTGAGGTCCACCTGTGCAAAACCAGAGCCGGTGATTCGCTTCTTCGACTTACTGGAGAAGACAATGAATGAGCACGGGCTGAGGAATAAACCAGCACAGGTATATAACTGTGACAAAACCGAGTTTAACATGGAGAAAAGCAGGAGCCAGATGGTGGCACAGCGGGAGACAAAACACCCCCGTGTGTCAGTCCTGGCCTGCTTCAATGCAGCTGGGGAGGACATACCACCTCTTATTATATTTCCCAAGTCCTTCCCTGGGGGCCAGTACACCACAGGGGGGCCCCCCGATGCCATCTATGGGAAAACTCCAGAGGAGTACGTCGATAGTAAACTCTTTCTAAGGTGGTTCCATCACTTCCTCCTTCACGCGCGGCAGGAGCGCCCTCTGGTCCTTATCTTTGATGGACACAAGGCCCACCCCTCACCACCAGTCGTCGAGGCGGCTATAAGGGCGGGTGTCGTACTGCTACATCTCCCCTCATATACCTCCCACGTTCTTCAGCCCCTGGAAGTGGGTTTCTTTGGCTCTTTGAAGGTAGATTTTGCCACGGTGGCTGACAATCTCTGCCATTTAAAACATTCTTATATTGTGAATCGGACGGAATTTGCCAAAATTGTCCACCACCCGTACCAGCAGGCTAAGGCTAATGGAGTGGTGGTGCGAGGGTTTAAGAAGTGTGGCATCTTCCCTCTTGATAGGACAGTCATCAAATCCCGCCaccccacctgcagcaggaccactgccaccaccaccagtggaccatccccctcctcctcagtaGGAACCTCTGCATCCCCTCCACCCATAGGCTCCTCGCAAACACCAGACTCCCAGCCTTCCCTAAGCCAAGTGTTGGTGGAAGCAGAGTTGATCTCCCCTATCACTGCGGAGGAGTATGAGAAATTCCTACAGCAGAAGGAACAGCAGTCCGCAGGggccagagaggcagagaagcagAGGGATCGAGCCAACAACTTCGCCCTACAGACCACTGACCCCGTCGCGACCTCCAGAAGAGGCCGCAGTGCCCGTACCCTTGCCTgtgcctcctccccctcttcctccaacCCCTCCGCAGCCACCTCCTCAGCAAAGAAAAGGAAGGCTGCGGTTCTGACACAAG GACAGAAGAGAAACAAGAAGTCAGCCGGAGGTGACAAAAAAACACCCAAGGCAACTGTTCAG AGAAAGCAATGGAAAGATGAGGACATGGTGCAGGCAATGGAGGAGGTGGCTAGAGGCATGCCAGTGCGCCAGGCATGTAAGGTCTTCAATGTCCCTCGCAACACCTTGATGGACCGAGTGAGTGGGCGGGTTACCCATGGGCGCCGTGAAGGCCCAAGCAACAAACTCTCCGTGGAGGATGAGCAAGCTTTAGTGGAGTATTGCCAGTACTGTGCAGACCATGGGTTCCCTCTCACAAGGGCCCAGGTCCTGGCATATGCCACCGcggtgtggaggaagaggaccAAACGGCCAGAATCGCCACCATTAAGTACAACGTGGTGGGCCTTTTTTAAGAAGAGGCACACGGGTGTATTAAGTATCACGTGCAGAAAGAAAAGGCCGACCACtgctgccgccaccaccaccggaCCATACCCCTCCTCCCCAGTGAGAACCTCTGCAACACCTCCACCCATAGGCTCCTTGCAAACACCAGACTCCCAACCTTCCCTGAGCTAA
- the LOC134088547 gene encoding uncharacterized protein LOC134088547 isoform X1 has translation MVLRKQWKDEDMVQAMEEVAGGMPVRQACKVFNVPRNTLMDRVSGRVTHGRRSGPSNKLSVEDEQALVEYCQYCAYHGFPLTKARLQAYATVVWRNRTKQPALPPLSHRWWTCFKKRHAAVLSLALENIGQVRSTCAKPEPVIRFFDLLEKTMNEHGLRNKPAQVYNCDKTEFNMEKSRSQMVAQRETKHPRVSVLACFNAAGEDIPPLIIFPKSFPGGQYTTGGPPDAIYGKTPEEYVDSKLFLRWFHHFLLHARQERPLVLIFDGHKAHPSPPVVEAAIRAGVVLLHLPSYTSHVLQPLEVGFFGSLKVDFATVADNLCHLKHSYIVNRTEFAKIVHHPYQQAKANGVVVRGFKKCGIFPLDRTVIKSRHPTCSRTTATTTSGPSPSSSVGTSASPPPIGSSQTPDSQPSLSQVLVEAELISPITAEEYEKFLQQKEQQSAGAREAEKQRDRANNFALQTTDPVATSRRGRSARTLACASSPSSSNPSAATSSAKKRKAAVLTQASLAGQKRNKKSAGGDKKTPKATVQRKQWKDEDMVQAMEEVARGMPVRQACKVFNVPRNTLMDRVSGRVTHGRREGPSNKLSVEDEQALVEYCQYCADHGFPLTRAQVLAYATAVWRKRTKRPESPPLSTTWWAFFKKRHTGVLSITCRKKRPTTAAATTTGPYPSSPVRTSATPPPIGSLQTPDSQPSLS, from the exons ATGGTATTAAGAAAGCAATGGAAAGATGAGGACATGGTGCAGGCAATGGAGGAGGTGGCTGGAGGCATGCCAGTGCGCCAGGCATGTAAGGTCTTCAATGTCCCTCGCAACACCTTGATGGACCGAGTGAGTGGGCGGGTTACCCATGGGCGCCGTTCAGGCCCAAGCAACAAACTCTCCGTTGAGGATGAGCAAGCTTTAGTGGAGTATTGCCAGTACTGTGCATACCATGGGTTCCCACTCACAAAGGCTCGGCTCCAGGCATATGCCACCGTGGTGTGGAGGAACAGGACCAAACAGCCAGCATTGCCGCCATTAAGTCATAGGTGGTGGACCTGTTTTAAGAAGAGGCACGCGGCTGTATTAAGTTTGGCTTTAGAGAACATTGGCCAGGTGAGGTCCACCTGTGCAAAACCAGAGCCGGTGATTCGCTTCTTCGACTTACTGGAGAAGACAATGAATGAGCACGGGCTGAGGAATAAACCAGCACAGGTATATAACTGTGACAAAACCGAGTTTAACATGGAGAAAAGCAGGAGCCAGATGGTGGCACAGCGGGAGACAAAACACCCCCGTGTGTCAGTCCTGGCCTGCTTCAATGCAGCTGGGGAGGACATACCACCTCTTATTATATTTCCCAAGTCCTTCCCTGGGGGCCAGTACACCACAGGGGGGCCCCCCGATGCCATCTATGGGAAAACTCCAGAGGAGTACGTCGATAGTAAACTCTTTCTAAGGTGGTTCCATCACTTCCTCCTTCACGCGCGGCAGGAGCGCCCTCTGGTCCTTATCTTTGATGGACACAAGGCCCACCCCTCACCACCAGTCGTCGAGGCGGCTATAAGGGCGGGTGTCGTACTGCTACATCTCCCCTCATATACCTCCCACGTTCTTCAGCCCCTGGAAGTGGGTTTCTTTGGCTCTTTGAAGGTAGATTTTGCCACGGTGGCTGACAATCTCTGCCATTTAAAACATTCTTATATTGTGAATCGGACGGAATTTGCCAAAATTGTCCACCACCCGTACCAGCAGGCTAAGGCTAATGGAGTGGTGGTGCGAGGGTTTAAGAAGTGTGGCATCTTCCCTCTTGATAGGACAGTCATCAAATCCCGCCaccccacctgcagcaggaccactgccaccaccaccagtggaccatccccctcctcctcagtaGGAACCTCTGCATCCCCTCCACCCATAGGCTCCTCGCAAACACCAGACTCCCAGCCTTCCCTAAGCCAAGTGTTGGTGGAAGCAGAGTTGATCTCCCCTATCACTGCGGAGGAGTATGAGAAATTCCTACAGCAGAAGGAACAGCAGTCCGCAGGggccagagaggcagagaagcagAGGGATCGAGCCAACAACTTCGCCCTACAGACCACTGACCCCGTCGCGACCTCCAGAAGAGGCCGCAGTGCCCGTACCCTTGCCTgtgcctcctccccctcttcctccaacCCCTCCGCAGCCACCTCCTCAGCAAAGAAAAGGAAGGCTGCGGTTCTGACACAAG CATCTCTTGCAGGACAGAAGAGAAACAAGAAGTCAGCCGGAGGTGACAAAAAAACACCCAAGGCAACTGTTCAG AGAAAGCAATGGAAAGATGAGGACATGGTGCAGGCAATGGAGGAGGTGGCTAGAGGCATGCCAGTGCGCCAGGCATGTAAGGTCTTCAATGTCCCTCGCAACACCTTGATGGACCGAGTGAGTGGGCGGGTTACCCATGGGCGCCGTGAAGGCCCAAGCAACAAACTCTCCGTGGAGGATGAGCAAGCTTTAGTGGAGTATTGCCAGTACTGTGCAGACCATGGGTTCCCTCTCACAAGGGCCCAGGTCCTGGCATATGCCACCGcggtgtggaggaagaggaccAAACGGCCAGAATCGCCACCATTAAGTACAACGTGGTGGGCCTTTTTTAAGAAGAGGCACACGGGTGTATTAAGTATCACGTGCAGAAAGAAAAGGCCGACCACtgctgccgccaccaccaccggaCCATACCCCTCCTCCCCAGTGAGAACCTCTGCAACACCTCCACCCATAGGCTCCTTGCAAACACCAGACTCCCAACCTTCCCTGAGCTAA
- the LOC134088548 gene encoding beta-microseminoprotein-like produces MRYAAVILILCALVALINAACWLKEKKPAIVESDGNIRIKDPALDPCLDEFDNQSYPVVSTWRSGKCQRCTCTETGMRCCDMMGYARGYDSDCEVHYDWESCKFEVVKKSNHSIYCPHSALLK; encoded by the exons ATG AGGTATGCAGCTGTGATACTGATTTTGTGCGCTCTGGTAGCATTGATTAATGCTGCCTGCTGGCTCAAAGAAAAGAAACCAG CAATTGTGGAGAGCGATGGAAACATACGGATTAAAGACCCAG CCCTGGACCCTTGCCTGGATGAATTTGATAATCAGAGCTATCCTGTTGTGTCCACATGGAGAAGCGGAAAATGCCAGCGGTGTACTTGCACAGAGACAGGAATGAGATGTTGCGACAT GATGGGATATGCACGTGGATATGACAGTGACTGCGAGGTGCATTACGACTGGGAGAGCTGCAAATTTGAAGTAGTCAAAAAGTCTAACCACAGCATTTATTGTCCCCACAGTGCACTTCTGAAATAA
- the LOC134088549 gene encoding prostate-associated microseminoprotein-like translates to MRSVGVLLMLCALAALAHSYCWHVDYIQGDKCEDEVDKTIHTIGTTWTNSRCHQCICSSGSMSCCDQMGRVIDLPADCEVVYDWKQCNFRVVEKNDKITPCREAGSITAVGK, encoded by the exons atg AGATCTGTAGGTGTCCTGCTGATGCTGTGTGCACTGGCTGCACTGGCTCATTCCTACTGTTGGCACGTGGACTACATCCAAGGAG ACAAATGTGAGGATGAAGTTGATAAAACCATCCATACTATTGGAACAACATGGACAAACAGCAGATGTCACCAGTGTATCTGCAGTTCTGGTTCGATGAGTTGCTGTGACCA aatgGGAAGAGTAATAGATTTACCTGCTGACTGTGAGGTGGTGTATGACTGGAAGCAATGCAACTTTAGAGTTGTTGAAAAGAATGATAAAATTACTCCTTGCCGTGAGGCCGGGTCCATCACAGCAGTTGGGAAGTGA